Proteins encoded together in one Camelina sativa cultivar DH55 chromosome 9, Cs, whole genome shotgun sequence window:
- the LOC104703991 gene encoding signal peptide peptidase-like 2 — MDWLRFLRILLLLLSSSILLLSLPSTVTAGDIVHQDNLAPKKPGCENDFVLVKVQTWVDGVENVEFVGVGARFGRRIVSKEKNANQTHLVFANPRDSCTPLKNKLSGDVVIVERGNCRFTAKANNAEAAGASALLIINNQKELYKMVCEPDETDLDIQIPAVMLPQDAGATLQTMLANSSKVSVQLYSPRRPAVDVAEVFLWLMAIGTILCASYWSAWSAREAAIDHDKLLKDAIDEIPNTNDGGSGVVEINTISAIFFVVLASGFLVILYKLMSYWFVELLVVVFCIGGVEGLQTCLVALLSRWFQRAANAYVKVPFLGPISYLTLAVSPFCIVFAVLWAVYRVNSFAWIGQDVLGIALIITVLQIVHVPNLKVGTVLLSCAFLYDIFWVFVSKKLFHESVMIVVARGDKSGEDGIPMLLKIPRMFDPWGGYSIIGFGDILLPGLLIAFALRYDWLANKTLRTGYFIWAMVAYGLGLLITYVALNLMDGHGQPALLYIVPFTLGTMLTLARKRDDLWILWTKGEPERACPHHVRLEQCSE, encoded by the exons ATGGATTGGCTTCGATTTCTccggattcttcttcttcttctatcatcttCGATTCTACTCTTATCTCTCCCTTCTACTGTCACCGCCGGTGATATCGTTCATCAAGACAATTTAGCTCCCAAGAAACCTGGTTGCGAGAATGACTTCGTTTTG GTGAAAGTTCAAACGTGGGTTGATGGTGTTGAGAATGTGGAGTTTGTTGGGGTTGGGGCTAGATTTGGGAGGCGGATTGTGTCCAAGGAGAAGAACGCAAATCAGACACACCTTGTCTTTGCAAATCCTCGTGATTCTTGTACACCTCTCAAGAACAAG CTTTCTGGAGATGTTGTTATTGTGGAACGGGGCAACTGTAGGTTCACAGCAAAGGCAAATAATGCAGAAGCTGCTGGTGCCTCTGCTCTGCTTATCATAAATAATCAGAAAG AACTTTACAAAATGGTTTGTGAACCGGATGAAACGGACTTAGATATACAGATTCCTGCCGTCATGCTCCCTCAAGATGCTGGTGCAACCTTGCAAACGATGCTAGCCAATAGTTCAAAAG TGTCTGTGCAGCTTTACTCCCCAAGACGACCAGCTGTTGACGTAGCAGAAGTATTTTTGTGGTTAATGGCTATCGGTACCATTTTGTGTGCATCTTATTGGTCTGCATGGAGTGCCCGAGAAGCAGCTATTGATCATGATAAGCTACTGAAG GATGCTATAGATGAAATCCCTAACACAAATGATGGGGGTAGTGGTGTTGTAGAGATCAATACTATTTCAGCTATTTTTTTCGTTGTTCTTGCTTCTGGATTCCTTGTGATTCTTTACAAGCTTATGTCTTATTGGTTTGTGGAGCTTCTTGTGGTTGTTTTCTGCATCGGTGGTGTTGAG GGTTTACAAACTTGCCTGGTTGCGTTACTATCAAG ATGGTTCCAACGTGCTGCAAATGCTTACGTTAAAGTCCCTTTCCTCGGACCTATCTCTTACCTGACTCTTGCAGTATCTCCTTTCTGCATTGTCTTTGCTGTCCTGTGGGCTGTTTACCGAGTTAACTCCTTTGCGTGGATTGGCCAAGATGTTCTT GGTATCGCGTTGATCATCACAGTACTACAGATTGTTCATGTCCCAAATCTAAAG GTCGGGACAGTTCTTCTCAGTTGTGCCTTCTTGTACGATATTTTCTGGGTGTTTGTCTCCAAGAAGTTGTTCCACGAAAGCGTAATGATTGTT GTAGCTCGTGGTGATAAGAGTGGAGAAGATGGCATCCCAATGTTACTGAAAATTCCACGCATGTTCGATCCTTGGGGAGGCTACAGCATTATTGGATTCGGTGATATTCTTTTGCCCGGTTTGCTAATCGCATTTGCTCTCAG ATATGACTGGTTAGCTAACAAGACTCTTAGAACCGGCTATTTTATATGGGCAATGGTTGCCTACGGATTAG GTCTTTTGATTACTTACGTGGCTCTAAACCTAATGGATGGACACGGCCAACCCGCATTGCTCTACATTGTCCCTTTCACCCTCG GAACAATGTTAACATTAGCTCGAAAACGAGACGATCTTTGGATTCTATGGACAAAAGGAGAGCCAGAAAGGGCTTGTCCTCACCATGTCCGGCTTGAACAATGCTCTGAGTAA
- the LOC104714717 gene encoding transcription factor EGL1-like isoform X3, protein MDEETMTTVENRTVLGNLKKQLAVSVRNIQWSYGIFWSVSASQPGVLEWGDGYYNGDIKTRKTIQAAEVKVDQLGLERSEQLRELYESLSLAESSASGGSQVTRRASAAALSPEDLTDTEWYYLVCMSFVFNIGEGIPGGALSNGEPIWLCNAQTADSKVFTRSLLAKSASLQTVVCFPFLGGVLEIGTTEHITEDLNVIQCVKTMFLEAPPYATISTRSDYQEVFDPLSDDKYIPVFATEVFPTPSTSEFEQEPEDHDSFINDGGASQVQSWQFVGEELSNCVHQSLNSSDCVSQTFVGTTGRVACDPRKGRVQRLGQIQEQSIHVNMDDDVHYQGVISTIFKTTHQLILGPQFQNFDKRSSFTRWKRSSSVKTSGEKSQKMIKKILFEVPLMNKKEGLLPDTPEETGNHALCEKKRREKLNERFMTLRSIIPSISKIDKVSILDDTIEYLQELQKRVQELESCRESADTETRMKMMKRKKPEDEDERASANCMNSKRKGSDVNVGEDEPVDTGYAGLTDNLRISSLGNEVVIELRCAWREGILLEIMDVISDLNLDSHSVQSSTGDGLLCLNVNCKHKGTKMATTGMIQEALQRVAWIC, encoded by the exons AT GGATGAAGAAACAATGACTACCGTAGAAAACAGAACAGTGCTGGGGAATCTAAAGAAACAGCTTGCAGTTTCAGTTCGAAACATTCAATGGAGTTATGGAATCTTCTGGTCTGTCTCTGCTTCTCAACCAGG AGTGTTGGAGTGGGGAGATGGATATTACAATGGAGACATTAAGACAAGGAAGACGATTCAAGCAGCTGAAGTCAAAGTTGACCAGTTGGGTCTTGAGAGAAGTGAGCAGCTTAGAGAGCTTTACGAATCTCTCTCCCTCGCTGAATCCTCAGCTTCCGGTGGTTCTCAGGTCACTCGACGAGCTTCCGCCGCCGCGCTCTCGCCGGAAGACCTCACCGACACCGAGTGGTACTACCTAGTCTGCATGTCTTTCGTCTTCAACATCGGTGAAGG AATCCCCGGAGGGGCATTATCCAACGGAGAACCGATATGGCTTTGTAACGCTCAAACCGCTGATAGCAAAGTCTTTACTCGCTCTCTTCTCGCTAAA AGTGCTTCGCTTCAGACAGTTGTTTGCTTCCCGTTTCTTGGAGGAGTCCTTGAGATCGGCACCACCGAACAT aTTACAGAGGACTTGAACGTGATACAATGCGTGAAGACAATGTTCCTTGAAGCTCCTCCTTATGCTACAATATCGACGAGATCGGATTATCAAGAAGTTTTTGATCCTTTAAGCGATGATAAATACATTCCAGTGTTTGCAACTGAAGTTTTCCCGACACCGTCTACGAGCGAGTTTGAGCAAGAACCAGAGGATCATGATTCATTCATCAACGATGGTGGTGCGTCTCAGGTTCAAAGCTGGCAGTTTGTGGGTGAAGAACTCAGTAACTGTGTTCACCAATCGCTTAACTCTAGCGATTGCGTTTCTCAGACATTTGTTGGAACAACCGGGAGAGTTGCTTGTGATCCAAGGAAGGGTAGGGTTCAACGGTTAGGTCAGATTCAAGAACAGAGTATTCATGTAAATATGGACGACGATGTCCATTACCAAGGCGTGATCTCGACTATTTTCAAAACGACGCATCAGCTAATCCTTGGACCGCAGTTTCAAAACTTTGATAAGAGATCTAGCTTCACAAGGTGGAAGCGATCGTCATCTGTGAAAACATCGGGAGAGAAATCGCAGAAGATGATAAAGAAGATACTCTTCGAGGTTCCACTGATGAACAAGAAAGAGGGGTTGTTACCGGACACACCAGAGGAAACCGGGAACCATGCGTTGTGCGAGAAGAAACGACGCGAGAAGTTGAATGAACGGTTCATGACATTGAGATCTATCATTCCTTCAATTAGTAAG ATTGATAAAGTGTCAATTCTTGATGATACGATTGAGTATCTTCAAGAACTGCAAAAACGGGTTCAAGAATTGGAGTCTTGCAGAGAATCTGCCGATACAGAGACGcgaatgaagatgatgaagaggaagaaaccaGAGGATGAGGACGAAAGAGCATCAGCGAATTGTATGAACAGCAAGAGGAAGGGGAGTGATGTGAATGTAGGAGAAGATGAACCGGTTGATACGGGTTATGCTGGTTTAACCGATAACTTAAGGATTAGTTCACTCGGTAACGAGGTGGTTATTGAGCTTAGATGTGCTTGGAGAGAAGGAATATTGCTTGAGATAATGGATGTGATTAGTGATCTCAACTTGGATTCTCACTCGGTTCAGTCGTCAACCGGAGACGGTTTACTCTGCTTAAACGTCAATTGCAAG CATAAAGGGACAAAAATGGCCACGACAGGAATGATCCAAGAGGCACTTCAAAGGGTTGCATGGATATGTTAA
- the LOC104714717 gene encoding transcription factor EGL1-like isoform X1, with protein sequence MDEETMTTVENRTVLGNLKKQLAVSVRNIQWSYGIFWSVSASQPGVLEWGDGYYNGDIKTRKTIQAAEVKVDQLGLERSEQLRELYESLSLAESSASGGSQVTRRASAAALSPEDLTDTEWYYLVCMSFVFNIGEGIPGGALSNGEPIWLCNAQTADSKVFTRSLLAKSASLQTVVCFPFLGGVLEIGTTEHITEDLNVIQCVKTMFLEAPPYATISTRSDYQEVFDPLSDDKYIPVFATEVFPTPSTSEFEQEPEDHDSFINDGGASQVQSWQFVGEELSNCVHQSLNSSDCVSQTFVGTTGRVACDPRKGRVQRLGQIQEQSIHVNMDDDVHYQGVISTIFKTTHQLILGPQFQNFDKRSSFTRWKRSSSVKTSGEKSQKMIKKILFEVPLMNKKEGLLPDTPEETGNHALCEKKRREKLNERFMTLRSIVPSISKIDKVSILDDTIEYLQELQKRVQELESCRESADTETRMKMMKRKKPEDEDERASANCMNSKRKGSDVNVGEDEPVDTGYAGLTDNLRISSLGNEVVIELRCAWREGILLEIMDVISDLNLDSHSVQSSTGDGLLCLNVNCKHKGTKMATTGMIQEALQRVAWIC encoded by the exons AT GGATGAAGAAACAATGACTACCGTAGAAAACAGAACAGTGCTGGGGAATCTAAAGAAACAGCTTGCAGTTTCAGTTCGAAACATTCAATGGAGTTATGGAATCTTCTGGTCTGTCTCTGCTTCTCAACCAGG AGTGTTGGAGTGGGGAGATGGATATTACAATGGAGACATTAAGACAAGGAAGACGATTCAAGCAGCTGAAGTCAAAGTTGACCAGTTGGGTCTTGAGAGAAGTGAGCAGCTTAGAGAGCTTTACGAATCTCTCTCCCTCGCTGAATCCTCAGCTTCCGGTGGTTCTCAGGTCACTCGACGAGCTTCCGCCGCCGCGCTCTCGCCGGAAGACCTCACCGACACCGAGTGGTACTACCTAGTCTGCATGTCTTTCGTCTTCAACATCGGTGAAGG AATCCCCGGAGGGGCATTATCCAACGGAGAACCGATATGGCTTTGTAACGCTCAAACCGCTGATAGCAAAGTCTTTACTCGCTCTCTTCTCGCTAAA AGTGCTTCGCTTCAGACAGTTGTTTGCTTCCCGTTTCTTGGAGGAGTCCTTGAGATCGGCACCACCGAACAT aTTACAGAGGACTTGAACGTGATACAATGCGTGAAGACAATGTTCCTTGAAGCTCCTCCTTATGCTACAATATCGACGAGATCGGATTATCAAGAAGTTTTTGATCCTTTAAGCGATGATAAATACATTCCAGTGTTTGCAACTGAAGTTTTCCCGACACCGTCTACGAGCGAGTTTGAGCAAGAACCAGAGGATCATGATTCATTCATCAACGATGGTGGTGCGTCTCAGGTTCAAAGCTGGCAGTTTGTGGGTGAAGAACTCAGTAACTGTGTTCACCAATCGCTTAACTCTAGCGATTGCGTTTCTCAGACATTTGTTGGAACAACCGGGAGAGTTGCTTGTGATCCAAGGAAGGGTAGGGTTCAACGGTTAGGTCAGATTCAAGAACAGAGTATTCATGTAAATATGGACGACGATGTCCATTACCAAGGCGTGATCTCGACTATTTTCAAAACGACGCATCAGCTAATCCTTGGACCGCAGTTTCAAAACTTTGATAAGAGATCTAGCTTCACAAGGTGGAAGCGATCGTCATCTGTGAAAACATCGGGAGAGAAATCGCAGAAGATGATAAAGAAGATACTCTTCGAGGTTCCACTGATGAACAAGAAAGAGGGGTTGTTACCGGACACACCAGAGGAAACCGGGAACCATGCGTTGTGCGAGAAGAAACGACGCGAGAAGTTGAATGAACGGTTCATGACATTGAGATCTATCGTTCCTTCAATTAGTAAG ATTGATAAAGTGTCAATTCTTGATGATACGATTGAGTATCTTCAAGAACTGCAAAAACGGGTTCAAGAATTGGAGTCTTGCAGAGAATCTGCCGATACAGAGACGcgaatgaagatgatgaagaggaagaaaccaGAGGATGAGGACGAAAGAGCATCAGCGAATTGTATGAACAGCAAGAGGAAGGGGAGTGATGTGAATGTAGGAGAAGATGAACCGGTTGATACGGGTTATGCTGGTTTAACCGATAACTTAAGGATTAGTTCACTCGGTAACGAGGTGGTTATTGAGCTTAGATGTGCTTGGAGAGAAGGAATATTGCTTGAGATAATGGATGTGATTAGTGATCTCAACTTGGATTCTCACTCGGTTCAGTCGTCAACCGGAGACGGTTTACTCTGCTTAAACGTCAATTGCAAG CATAAAGGGACAAAAATGGCCACGACAGGAATGATCCAAGAGGCACTTCAAAGGGTTGCATGGATATGTTAA
- the LOC104714720 gene encoding uncharacterized protein LOC104714720 — protein sequence MEKKRSPRSSKSPGPAIFPKSPLVYESYKSGCGWKLINFFGHVKSGNKRLGSEKKKFVRDSAGNVYTKSQLDLLKKLHEKCQCNDRVVEEESSCKPKTRRRSFSSERELEKYDSKPVQGLLEREIRRIKNLKEETCDIPDKQKHSSLSEIEKTSCKDKQMDLKNTRDCKKNAEINLQVCVNEAAETLICSKAEEKGNDRSKQFMEALDILSSNKELFITLLQDPNSFSAKKGQDLEGSKVKEPRHKSPSMADDLDNIVLLKPRLSSSVDDKANLRFKHLAKKLKLVVGSNKDNNHVENKPEGSCNGRETEAAALRSSEVSTSTVGYRSPESPVFRRKKRVESDVFKLSIENDVLPRRFMVERQQERLNSSPVYEVPYALSSLQTKLKERRQKLEKKRESFKLWSLDNNFEVFDPNPYNSNLRSLDDNCTDSAEYRSLTTHVEDRFMEDRCLKGSLAESNLSLERREINVHDPKQEQEQPSPVSVLERIHLEDETVSLGNVEISKLEEKVAFSFDDPSIDLVEKETVNDFVKKVLKASRLNWTNLIARCSEETSLLDEFSHGNHNNDQLLLVLDYTDEIVRDIYRQDIKYWPLTSSGSSRVVNLQPSLREEDLINKTLRHFDWSLLCSDSPTRSLDQIIETDMIKPCLWSDFGGESEGIASDLAEKILQQLLLEFSHELRTMQRSIVLCVD from the exons atggagaagaagagatcacCGAGAAGCAGCAAGAGTCCTGGTCCTGCAATTTTCCCTAAAAGCCCTCTTGTCTACGAGAGTTATAAGTCTGGTTGTGGTTGGAAACTGATTAATTTCTTCGGACATGTCAAATCTGGTAATAAGAGACTTGGttctgagaagaagaaattCGTCAGAGATTCTGCTG gtaATGTTTATACTAAAAGCCAGCTTGATTTGCTCAAGAAGCTTCATGAGAAGTGTCAGTGTAATGAT CGGGTTGTGGAGGAAGAGAGTTCATGCAAGCCTAAAACAAGGAGAAGATCTTTCAGTTCTGAAAGAGAACTTGAGAAGTATGATTCTAAACCTGTCCAGGGATtactagagagagagataagaaggATCAAAAATCTAAAGGAGGAAACTTGTGATATCCCGGATAAGCAAAAGCATTCTTCTTTGAGTGAAATTGAGAAGACAAGTTGTAAGGATAAGCAAATGGATCTGAAGAATACGAGAGATTGTAAGAAGAATGCAGAGATTAATCTTCAAGTTTGTGTGAATGAAGCTGCTGAAACATTGATTTGTTCAAAGGCAGAGGAAAAGGGAAATGACCGGTCTAAGCAGTTCATGGAGGCGTTAGATATTCTAAGTTCGAACAAAGAATTGTTCATTACACTCTTACAAGATCCTAATTCTTTCTCAGCGAAAAAAGGTCAAGACTTGGAAGGATCTAAGGTAAAGGAACCGCGGCATAAATCTCCATCAATGGCTGATGATTTGGATAACATTGTTCTTTTGAAGCCTAGATTATCAAGCTCGGTTGATGATAAAGCGAACTTGAGATTTAAACATCTAGCCAAGAAATTGAAGCTCGTTGTTGGATCTAACAAAGACAACAATCATGTAGAAAACAAACCTGAAGGTAGTTGTAATGGTAGAGAAACCGAGGCTGCTGCTTTGAGATCAAGTGAAGTCTCTACCAGTACAGTTGGCTATAGAAGCCCGGAGTCACCGGTGTTTAGGCGCAAGAAACGGGTTGAGTCTGATGTTTTTAAGCTGAGTATTGAGAACGATGTTTTGCCGAGGAGATTCATGGTGGAAAGGCAACAAGAGAGATTAAACTCTTCACCGGTTTATGAAGTTCCTTATGCATTGAGTAGCTTGCAGACAAAGCTCAAAGAGAGAAGACAGAagcttgagaagaagagagagagcttcaaGTTATGGTCTTTGGACAATAACTTCGAGGTTTTTGACCCGAATCCATACAATTCTAATCTAAGGTCTCTCGACGATAATTGTACAG ATTCTGCTGAGTACAGAAGTCTGACCACCCATGTAGAAGACAGGTTCATGGAAGATAGGTGTCTGAAGGGCTCATTAGCA GAGTCGAATTTGAGCCTAGAAAGACGAGAGATCAATGTTCATGACCCGAAACAGGAGCAGGAGCAACCGAGTCCTGTCTCTGTTCTTGAAAGGATTCATTTAGAAGACGAAACAGTTAGTCTAGGAAATGTGGAAATTTCTAAACTCG AAGAGAAGGTTGCATTCTCTTTTGATGATCCAAGCATCGATCTAGTTGAGAAAGAAACAGTTAATGACTTTGTGAAGAAAGTTCTTAAAGCTTCAAGATTGAATTGGACTAATCTTATAGCAAGATGCAGCGAGGAAACATCACTACTCGACGAATTCTCACACGGTAATCACAACAACGACcagcttcttcttgttcttgactACACCGACGAGATCGTCCGCGACATTTACCGTCAAGACATCAAATATTGGCCTTTGACATCATCGGGAAGCTCGAGAGTCGTCAATCTACAACCATCCCTTAGAGAAGAAGATCTGATTAACAAAACGTTGAGACATTTTGACTGGAGTTTACTCTGCTCTGACTCTCCTACAAGATCATTAGATCAGATCATTGAAACTGATATGATAAAGCCATGTCTTTGGTCTGATTTTGGTGGTGAATCTGAAGGCATTGCGTCTGATCTTGCCGAAAAGATTCTCCAACAATTGCTACTTGAGTTCTCCCATGAGCTAAGAACAATGCAGAGGAGCATAGTATTATGTGTGGATTAA
- the LOC104714717 gene encoding transcription factor EGL1-like isoform X2, with translation MTTVENRTVLGNLKKQLAVSVRNIQWSYGIFWSVSASQPGVLEWGDGYYNGDIKTRKTIQAAEVKVDQLGLERSEQLRELYESLSLAESSASGGSQVTRRASAAALSPEDLTDTEWYYLVCMSFVFNIGEGIPGGALSNGEPIWLCNAQTADSKVFTRSLLAKSASLQTVVCFPFLGGVLEIGTTEHITEDLNVIQCVKTMFLEAPPYATISTRSDYQEVFDPLSDDKYIPVFATEVFPTPSTSEFEQEPEDHDSFINDGGASQVQSWQFVGEELSNCVHQSLNSSDCVSQTFVGTTGRVACDPRKGRVQRLGQIQEQSIHVNMDDDVHYQGVISTIFKTTHQLILGPQFQNFDKRSSFTRWKRSSSVKTSGEKSQKMIKKILFEVPLMNKKEGLLPDTPEETGNHALCEKKRREKLNERFMTLRSIVPSISKIDKVSILDDTIEYLQELQKRVQELESCRESADTETRMKMMKRKKPEDEDERASANCMNSKRKGSDVNVGEDEPVDTGYAGLTDNLRISSLGNEVVIELRCAWREGILLEIMDVISDLNLDSHSVQSSTGDGLLCLNVNCKHKGTKMATTGMIQEALQRVAWIC, from the exons ATGACTACCGTAGAAAACAGAACAGTGCTGGGGAATCTAAAGAAACAGCTTGCAGTTTCAGTTCGAAACATTCAATGGAGTTATGGAATCTTCTGGTCTGTCTCTGCTTCTCAACCAGG AGTGTTGGAGTGGGGAGATGGATATTACAATGGAGACATTAAGACAAGGAAGACGATTCAAGCAGCTGAAGTCAAAGTTGACCAGTTGGGTCTTGAGAGAAGTGAGCAGCTTAGAGAGCTTTACGAATCTCTCTCCCTCGCTGAATCCTCAGCTTCCGGTGGTTCTCAGGTCACTCGACGAGCTTCCGCCGCCGCGCTCTCGCCGGAAGACCTCACCGACACCGAGTGGTACTACCTAGTCTGCATGTCTTTCGTCTTCAACATCGGTGAAGG AATCCCCGGAGGGGCATTATCCAACGGAGAACCGATATGGCTTTGTAACGCTCAAACCGCTGATAGCAAAGTCTTTACTCGCTCTCTTCTCGCTAAA AGTGCTTCGCTTCAGACAGTTGTTTGCTTCCCGTTTCTTGGAGGAGTCCTTGAGATCGGCACCACCGAACAT aTTACAGAGGACTTGAACGTGATACAATGCGTGAAGACAATGTTCCTTGAAGCTCCTCCTTATGCTACAATATCGACGAGATCGGATTATCAAGAAGTTTTTGATCCTTTAAGCGATGATAAATACATTCCAGTGTTTGCAACTGAAGTTTTCCCGACACCGTCTACGAGCGAGTTTGAGCAAGAACCAGAGGATCATGATTCATTCATCAACGATGGTGGTGCGTCTCAGGTTCAAAGCTGGCAGTTTGTGGGTGAAGAACTCAGTAACTGTGTTCACCAATCGCTTAACTCTAGCGATTGCGTTTCTCAGACATTTGTTGGAACAACCGGGAGAGTTGCTTGTGATCCAAGGAAGGGTAGGGTTCAACGGTTAGGTCAGATTCAAGAACAGAGTATTCATGTAAATATGGACGACGATGTCCATTACCAAGGCGTGATCTCGACTATTTTCAAAACGACGCATCAGCTAATCCTTGGACCGCAGTTTCAAAACTTTGATAAGAGATCTAGCTTCACAAGGTGGAAGCGATCGTCATCTGTGAAAACATCGGGAGAGAAATCGCAGAAGATGATAAAGAAGATACTCTTCGAGGTTCCACTGATGAACAAGAAAGAGGGGTTGTTACCGGACACACCAGAGGAAACCGGGAACCATGCGTTGTGCGAGAAGAAACGACGCGAGAAGTTGAATGAACGGTTCATGACATTGAGATCTATCGTTCCTTCAATTAGTAAG ATTGATAAAGTGTCAATTCTTGATGATACGATTGAGTATCTTCAAGAACTGCAAAAACGGGTTCAAGAATTGGAGTCTTGCAGAGAATCTGCCGATACAGAGACGcgaatgaagatgatgaagaggaagaaaccaGAGGATGAGGACGAAAGAGCATCAGCGAATTGTATGAACAGCAAGAGGAAGGGGAGTGATGTGAATGTAGGAGAAGATGAACCGGTTGATACGGGTTATGCTGGTTTAACCGATAACTTAAGGATTAGTTCACTCGGTAACGAGGTGGTTATTGAGCTTAGATGTGCTTGGAGAGAAGGAATATTGCTTGAGATAATGGATGTGATTAGTGATCTCAACTTGGATTCTCACTCGGTTCAGTCGTCAACCGGAGACGGTTTACTCTGCTTAAACGTCAATTGCAAG CATAAAGGGACAAAAATGGCCACGACAGGAATGATCCAAGAGGCACTTCAAAGGGTTGCATGGATATGTTAA
- the LOC109124642 gene encoding uncharacterized protein LOC109124642, whose protein sequence is METPTMKPDTVLILDYGSQYTHLITRRIRSLNVFSFVISGTSSLKSITSYNPRVVILSGGPHSVHALDAPSFPDGFIEWAESNGVHVLGICYGLQLIVQKLGGVVVEGESKEYGKMEIEVKGKSEIFGSESGGEKQMVWMSHGDEAVKLPEGFEVVAQSAQGAVAALENRNKKIYGLQYHPEVTHSPKGMETLRHFLFDVCGVSADWKMEDLMEEEIKVINQTVASDEHVICALSGGVDSTVAATLVHKAIGDRLHCVFVDNGLLRYKEQERVMDTFEKDLHLPVTCVDASERFLSELKGVVDPETKRKIIGKEFINIFDQFAQELEKKYGKKPAFLVQGTLYPDVIESCPPPGTDRTHSHTIKSHHNVGGLPKDMKLKLIEPLKLLFKDEVRELGRILNVPVGFLKRHPFPGPGLAVRVLGDVTQGNALEVLRQVDEIFIQSIRDAGLYDSIWQAFAVFLPVRSVGVQGDKRTHSHVVALRAVTSQDGMTADWFNFEHKFLDDVSRKICNSVQGVNRVVQDITSKPPSTIEWE, encoded by the exons ATGGAGACGCCGACGATGAAGCCTGATACGGTTTTGATTCTTGATTACGGCTCACAGTACACACATCTCATCACTCGCCGTATTCGATCTCTCAACGTCTTCTCTTTCGTAATCAGTGGAACCTCGTCGCTCAAATCAATCACTAGCTATAACCCACGAGTTGTTATCCTCTCCGGTGGACCTCACTCTGTTCACGCGCTCGACGCGCCGAGTTTCCCCGACGGGTTTATTGAGTGGGCTGAGTCAAATGGTGTTCATGTTTTGGGGATTTGCTATGGTTTGCAGCTGATTGTGCAGAAGCTTGGTGGTGTTGTTGTGGAAGGAGAGAGTAAAGAGTATGGGAAGATGGAGATTGAAGTGAAGGGTAAATCTGAGATTTTTGGGTCGGAGAGTGGTGGAGAGAAGCAAATGGTTTGGATGAGTCATGGTGATGAAGCGGTTAAGCTTCCTGAAGGGTTTGAAGTTGTGGCTCAGAGCGCTCAAGGAGCTGTTGCTGCTTTGGAGAATCGGAACAAGAAGATTTATGGATTGCAGTATCATCCTGAG GTGACACATTCACCAAAAGGGATGGAGACACTTCGCCACTTCCTTTTTGACGTGTGTGGAGTATCTGCGGATTGGAAAATGGAGGACCtgatggaagaagagatcaaagtGATTAACCAAACCGTTGCATCTGACGAACATGTCATTTGCGCCTTGTCAGGAGGTGTGGACTCGACTGTTGCCGCAACTCTTGTTCATAAGGCAATTGGAGATAGGCTTCATTGCGTCTTTGTCGATAACGGGCTATTAAG GTATAAGGAGCAAGAACGTGTGATGGATACCTTCGAAAAAGACTTGCATCTACCTGTTACTTGTGTAGATGCGTCCGAGCGGTTCTTGAGTGAACTCAAAGGCGTTGTGGATCCCgagacaaagagaaagattaTCGGGAAGGAgttcattaacatttttgatcAGTTTGCCCAAGAGTTGGAGAAAAAGTATGGGAAGAAACCTGCTTTTCTAGTTCAAGGGACTCTGTACCCTGATGTGATTGAGTCGTGCCCTCCCCCGGGTACTGATAGGACTCATTCTCACACCATCAAAAGTCATCATAACGTTGGAGGACTCCCTAAAGACATGAAATTGAAGCTCATTGAACCACTAAAACTTCTCTTCAAAGACGAG GTTCGTGAGCTCGGAAGAATCTTGAATGTACCTGTAGGGTTCTTGAAGCGTCACCCATTCCCCGGTCCAGGACTCGCAGTTAGAGTCTTGGGCGATGTCACCCAAGGAAACGCCCTCGAGGTTCTTCGTCAG GTTGATGAGATTTTCATCCAATCAATCAGAGATGCAGGTCTCTATGATTCGATCTGGCAAGCTTTCGCAGTGTTCTTGCCTGTAAGATCAGTTGGAGTCCAAGGTGACAAGAGAACACATTCTCATGTTGTTGCTCTTCGCGCAGTTACAAGCCAAGATGGAATGACTGCAGATTG GTTCAATTTTGAGCACAAGTTTCTGGATGATGTTTCTCGGAAAATCTGCAACAGCGTTCAAGGAGTAAACCGTGTTGTTCAAGACATTACATCAAAGCCTCCTTCAACGATCGAATGGGAATag